The following coding sequences lie in one Cryptococcus gattii WM276 chromosome L, complete sequence genomic window:
- a CDS encoding Hypothetical Protein (Similar to TIGR gene model, INSD accession AAW45109.1), with amino-acid sequence MSVVPKCDEAGCTENAIRVNSRCRFCKLNFCWSHSENESSHPCLTASHPETNRDGFEFEKDPEVSEILRYLDVHAIKQEVESIFPGHVCNYVGKPQIWQELPRLCGNYNYHIVLGFADGQRWAMRIRLKQRKYLPPEALIASLNSEIATARALEDAGCAVPRTWERPKDSRLSEQLTYFYQEFVPQGDCAIYTLWTEPFNQQTKVFIRNYAKFMIGLEKVHFNQMGSLTLIENGSVTVGPFIEKRTTIDIPPYFLGPFNTAKEAYLAIIDVRLQQTLNRSRYKPSRELLHYLVLLEVRWLVSTCAELDNGPWYIRHNEEDTNCIRVTNGGAITGIIDWKWATLTSKAGAFAAPFCFPDDKYSEGLNALGVRELALIEAYRNLGRPELADLVRTGRKYHRLFDVLFRECVTLTTLNALRRAFLGLPDGRQGLPQTLKEWIQVAKQNFNTDEHLEEMLERSEEFVKNSNQSAMYSEHWGLK; translated from the exons ATGTCGGTGGTGCCCAAGTGCGACGAGGCTGGCTGCACCGAAAACGCCATCAGAGTAAACAGCCGTTGCCGTTTCTGCAAGCTGAATTTTTGCTGGTCCCATTCAGAGAATGAGAGTTCCCATCCCTGTTTGACCGCGTCTCACCCCGAAACAAATAGGGACGGGTTTGAATTTGAGAAGGATCCCGAG GTGTCTGAAATCTTGCGATATCTCGACGTTCACGCTATCAAACAAGAAGTCGAGTCTATTTTTCCTGGGCACGTTTGCAACTATGTCGGCAAACCTCAAATATGGCAGGAACTTCCACGCTTGTGCGGAAATTACAATTATCATATCGTTTTGGGCTTTGCAGATGGGCAGCGGTGGGCTATGCGGATACGATTAAAGCAGAGAAAATACCTGCCCCCTGAAGCATTGATAGCCAGCTTGAACAGCGAAATTGCTACAGCGCGGGCGTTGGAGGATGCAGGTTGTGCGGTACCGAGGACATGGGAAAGGCCCAAAGACAGCCGGT TATCGGAGCAATTAACATATTTCTATCAAGAATTTGTCCCTCAAGGTGACTGTGCCATATATACCCTGTGGACTGAACCCTTTAATCAACAAACCAAGGTTTTCATTCGGAATTATGCCAAATTCATGATTGGCCTCGAAAAAGTCCACTTCAACCAGATGGGCTCTCTCACCCTCATTGAAAACGGCAGCGTCACTGTGGGACCCTTCATCGAAAAGCGGACAACTATCGACATTCCCCCTTATTTCCTCGGCCCGTTCAACACAGCCAAAGAAGCTTACCTCGCCATCATCGATGTGAGACTACAGCAAACCTTAAATAGATCTCGGTATAAACCTTCAAGAGAACTGTTACATTACTTGGTGTTATTAGAGGTACGGTGGTTAGTCAGCACTTGTGCCGAGCTGGACAACGGTCCGTGGTATATTCGCCATAATGAGGAGGACACAAACTGCATACGGGTGACAAATGGTGGGGCAATCACTGGGATCATTGATTGGAAATG GGCTACCCTCACGTCCAAAGCCGGTGCATTCGCTGCTCCATTCTGCTTTCCAGACGACAAATACTCTGAAGGCCTAAACGCCCTCGGTGTCCGCGAACTCGCCCTGATTGAAGCTTATAGAAATCTTGGCCGACCCGAATTGGCAGATCTCGTTCGAACAGGCCGAAAGTACCACCGCCTATTCGATGTCCTCTTCCGCGAATGCGTAACCCTCACAACGCTCAATGCCCTCCGTCGGGCGTTCCTTGGGCTGCCTGATGGGCGGCAAGGGTTACCACAGACTTTGAAAGAGTGGATACAGGTTGCAAAGCAGAACTTTAATACGGATGAGCATCTTGAGGAGATGCTCGAGAGGAGCGAGGAGTTTGTGAAAAACAGCAATCAGTCGGCAATGTACAGTGAGCACTGGGGTTTGAAGTAG
- a CDS encoding uncharacterized protein (Similar to TIGR gene model, INSD accession AAW45111.1) → MLLRSAFRRRTPSRLAYRSSSVSRHFSNVAAAKKLWGDRLVFSEEVEAALHARAPVVALESTIITHGMPHPVNLETAQSAESIIRASSAVPATIAIIDGKIHVGLSSRQLEGIADVKSGLGKGSVKVSRRDLAPTLALKRTGGTTVAGTMYVASSVGIHVFVTGGIGGVHRGAENSMDISADLIELGRTPMAVVCAGAKSILDIPRTLEVLETQGVCVATYGGDSEFPAFYHPSSGCESPWSVPDIKSAASLVHASLSLPTPLSTLLAVPIPSEHANAGLAVQKAVEQAVRESVEQGIDKRGKEVTPWLLKRVGELTKGTALGLIAVQVSKLFREQNDASSALYVPVSSSESFAKPVLKNESPKLAIPNASTQSSLPSPSTLVFGSAAIDLTSTSTQSLVPRTTTPGQVFVSPGGVGRNIAEAAQNLLPSNSVQLVSAYGSVSCSPESNTAEPDAFGKLLLFELAGAHMRSDGLVGKEGRNTAVCSLTLEKDGDLVAGVADMGIVETLTDEFVTRKIEEEKPEMVVFDLNLLEGVVKAILTTSQTLNISTFCDPTSTPKLPRLIPSLNALLPSSSSSPRPLTHLTPNLLELDLLHSLLSSSASDSTLSTAWEFINSLGLDADWRAKVERFTSANGREWIKIDGVVQKMVSCLPYVASFWVKAGQRGLLHLRMTSVPPQPSPYTLVHPLIGQHSGKYLAFTHYTPPVIRPEEIISTTGAGDTLAGGLVAGLVGGKSEPEEVWVRRALDRVGRSLRSRRAVG, encoded by the exons ATGCTTTTAAGATCAGCTTTTCGCCGCAGGACCCCGTCTAGGTTGGCGTATCGGTCCAGTAGTGTCTCTCGACATTTTTCCAATGTTGCGGCGGCTAAAAAGCTTTGG GGGGACAGACTCGTCTTCTCTGAAGAGGTCGAGGCTGCACTCCATGCTCGTGCGCCAGTTGTGGCATTGGAGTCAACAATCATTACTCACGGCATGCCCCATCCTGTCAACTTAGAGACCGCGCAATCCGCCGAATCCATCATTCGCGCTTCTTCAGCTGTCCCGGCTACCATTGCTATCATCGATGGCAAAATCCATGTTGGTCTGAGTTCCCGGCAACTCGAGGGAATCGCAGACGTTAAGTCGGGGCTGGGCAAGGGATCGGTCAAAGTGTCAAGGCGAGACCTTGCGCCGACTTTGGCCCTCAAAAGGACTGGCGGCACCACTGTAGCAGGAACTATGTATGTCGCTAGTAGTGTTGGTATTCACGTTTTCGTCACAGGAGGTATTGGAGGCGTTCACCGCGGCGCAGAGAACA GCATGGATATCTCTGCGGACCTCATTGAACTTGGGCGCACCCCCATGGCCGTCGTCTGTGCGGGCGCAAAATCCATTCTCGACATTCCTCGAACCCTTGAAGTCCTTGAGACGCAAGGTGTCTGCGTGGCTACCTATGGTGGAGACTCCGAGTTCCCAGCTTTCTATCACCCGAGCTCGGGATGTGAG AGTCCGTGGTCTGTGCCGGATATCAAATCTGCCGCCAGCCTCGTCC ATGCCTCTTTGAGCCTTCCCACGCCTCTCAGTACCCTTCTCGCTGTCCCAATCCCTTCTGAGCACGCCAATGCTGGTCTTGCGGTACAGAAGGCTGTCGAGCAAGCGGTGCGCGAGTCTGTTGAACAAGGCATCGATAAGAGGGGTAAAGAAGTCACCCCCTGGTTGCTGAAGCGTGTTGGAGAGCTTACTAAGGGTACTGCCTTGGGACTTA TTGCAGTACAGGTTTCCAAGCTCTTCAGGGAACAGAACGATGCATCCTCTGCCCTCTACGTCCCGGTCTCCTCATCAGAATCGTTCGCTAAGCCGGTGTTGAAAAATGAATCTCCCAAGCTCGCGATACCCAACGCGTCTACTCAGTCTTCTCTACCCTCTCCCTCTACCCTCGTTTTTGGTTCTGCCGCGATCGACCTCACTTCCACTTCAACCCAAAGTCTTGTACCCCGCACAACCACTCCTGGGCAGGTCTTCGTTTCTCCCGGTGGGGTGGGGCGTAACATTGCCGAGGCTGCTCAAAATCTCCTTCCCTCTAATTCCGTCCAGCTTGTTTCCGCATATGGATCCGTCTCTTGCTCACCTGAAAGCAATACGGCAGAGCCCGATGCGTTTGGGAAGCTTTTATTATTTGAACTAGCAGGTGCCCACATGAGATCAGATGGTCTTGTGGGCAAAGAAGGGCGAAATACGGCAGTTTGCAGTTTGACTTTGGAAAAAGATGGGGATCTGGTTGCGGGAGTTGCGGATATGGGTATCGTGGAAACTTTGACGGATGAATTT GTCACACGGAAaattgaagaggaaaaacCTGAGATGGTCGTCTTTGATTTAAATCTTCTTGAAGGGGTAGTCAAGGCCATTTTGACGACGTCCCAAACCCTCAACATCTCTA CATTTTGTGATCCTACCTCCACCCCCAAACTTCCTCGCCTCATTCCATCTCTTAACGCCCTCCTCccgtcttcatcttcttcgcctAGACCGCTCACCCATCTGACCCCCAACCTTCTCGAACTTGACCTTCTTCACTCTCTGTTGAGCTCCTCGGCTTCTGACAGTACTCTCTCCACCGCTTGGGAATTCATCAACTCTCTTGGGCTCGACGCAGACTGGCGTGCAAAAGTAGAAAGGTTCACCAGTGCCAATGGAAGAGAGTGGATCAAGATTGACGGGGTCGTTCAAAAGATGGTTTCTTGTCTTCCCTATGTTGCTTCATTTTGGGTGAAAGCTGGACAAAGAGGACTTTTGCACCTCCGAATGACATCGGTTCCTCCTCAGCCATCACCTTATACATTGGTTCATCCTCTCATCGGACAGCACAGTGGGAAATACTTGGCTTTTACGCATTATACACCCCCGGTTATCAGACCTGAAGAGATAATCAGTACGACAGGAGCGGGAGATACGTTAGCAGGTGGGTTGGTAGCCGGTTTGGTGGGCGGTAAAAGCGAACCGGAAGAAGTTTGGGTTAGAAGGGCTTTGGATCGTGTGGGGAGGAGTCTCAGGAGTCGACGGGCTGTTGGATAG
- a CDS encoding nuclear transport factor 2 (ntf-2), putative (Similar to TIGR gene model, INSD accession AAW45107.1) encodes MSDPTTIAQQFTQFYYQQFDSDRNGLASLYRDTSMLTWESSQIQGAAAITEKLVSLPFQKVQHKVVTIDAQPSSHQIASIIVLVTGQLLVDDGQNPLQFTQVFHLIPEGSSYFVFNDVFRLNYG; translated from the exons AGTTCTACTACCAGCAGTTCGACTCCGACCGTAATGGTCTTGCGTCTCTTTAC AGGGATACATCTATGTTGACTTGGGAGTCTAGTCAAATTCAAGGTGCCGCTGCGATCACCGAGAAGCTCGTT AGCCTTCCTTTCCAAAAAGTCCAACACAAGGTCGTTACCATCGACGCccaaccttcttctcatcagATCGCCTCTATCATTGTGCTCGTTACCGGACAATTGCTCGTTGATGACGGACAAAACCCTCTCCAATTCACTCAGGTCTTCCAC TTGATACCCGAAGGCAGCAGCTACTTCGTCTTCAACGACGTTTTCAGGCT CAACTACGGATAA
- a CDS encoding nucleoside-triphosphatase (Similar to TIGR gene model, INSD accession AAW45108.1), whose translation MTTHHPRTFPIILITGTPGTGKTLHSQLLVSELSDVDSPIPMKHLNIGDIVKEHGFHEGWDEEWKCWIVDEERLLDWLEEVVNPRDGPAETGFVIDHHDPSLFPERWIDLAVVLTCDNSILHDRLTARNYPDNKISENITAEIMMTCLNETRESYAEEIVVQLQSEGKDDGEVEENVRRIAQWAENWRRDQQEEES comes from the exons ATGACCACCCACCACCCCCGCACATTTCCCATCATCCTTATAACCGGTACTCCAGGTACCGGCAAGACCTTGCACTCCCAACTTCTAGTCTCCGAGCTTTCAGATGTCGATTCACCTATACCCATGAAACACCTCAACATTGGAGATATCGTCAAGGAACATGGATTTCATGAAGGATGGGATGAGGAATGGAAGTGCTGGATTgttgatgaggagagaTTGTTGGATTGGTTGGAGGAAGTTGTGAACCCAAGAGATGGACCGGCTGAGACTG GGTTTGTTATTGACCACCATGATCCCTCGCTCTTTCCCGAACGATGGATTGACCTTGCAGTTGTCCTTACTTGTGACAATAGTATTTTGCATGACCGCCTGACTGCACG TAACTACCCTGACAACAAGATTTCCGAAAATATCACTGCGGAGATCATGATGACTTGTCTCAATGAAACTCGCGAATCTTATGCTGAGGAGATTGTTGTCCAACTTCAGAGTGAGGGTAAAGATGATGGGGAAGTGGAAGAAAATGTCAGGAGGATAGCGCAATGGGCGGAAAACTGGAGACGAGATCagcaggaagaagagtcGTAG
- a CDS encoding uncharacterized protein (Similar to TIGR gene model, INSD accession AAW45110.1), which produces MPQPPFELQKYLGKALPQLREQYPPGTGGTGPRAHWDGSLKGVQVIEGFGDQVANFWKTIPDKPVQPHPSFKYPKIAQVHSKLPNPLKTPRDLQTCLSLLPLAACSAALTALDADPADLKTTGPQALDKAGYESDGGEEPEVVHQREMKTKGWKFRFNKSPMGSGEFLLIREGSDEVKLVVRTINSSAFTLDDWKEYVVSGPYHYETRSKASWYWSRAWGATKRLGCHYYVLTDWQRWTFGYFNEDRTHGWTSPVLHFNEQNPSIGHSLFFWARSAIGKENGFKPQEKDVSGLPKLFPINPSRRISSSGKNTPRDDLRRPKKANESDIEESDVEGED; this is translated from the exons ATGCCGCAACCTCCGTTTGAACTCCAGAAGTACCTCGGTAAAGCGTTACCCCAACTACGAGAACAGTACCCTCCTGGAACAGGCGGCACTGGCCCTCGAGCACATTGGGATGGCTCGTTAAAGGGTGTACAAGTGATTGAAGGCTTTGGAGATCAAGTAGCCAACT TCTGGAAAACTATCCCTGATAAGCCAGTCCAACCGCATCCCAGTTTCAAGTATCCCAAAATCGCTCAGGTTCACAGCAAACTTCCAAACCCCCTTAAGACTCCTCGCGACCTTCAAACCT GTCTCTCTTTACTTCCTCTTGCAGCCTGTTCCGCTGCACTCACAGCACTCGATGCTGATCCGGCAGACTTGAAAACCACGGGGCCCCAAGCCCTTGATAAGGCCGGTTACGAAAGTGATGGTGGGGAAGAACCAGAAGTAGTTCACCAGCGAGAAATGAAGACCAAAGGATGGAAGTTCCGATTCAACAAATCGCCAATGG GCTCGGGAGAGTTCCTCCTTATTCGAGAAGGCTCTGATGAGGTCAAACTCGTCGTGCGTACCATTAATTCCTCCGCTTTCACTCTAGACGACTGGAAAGAATACGTCGTATCAGGGCCATATCACTATGAAACCCGGTCCAAGGCATCTTGGTACTGGAGCCGAGCTTGGGGTGCTACCAAACGCCTAGGATGTCATTACTACGTCCTCACCGACTGGCAAAGGTGGACGTTTGGGTACTTTAATGAAGATAGGACACATGGTTGGACGAGTCCCGTTTTGCATTTCAATGAGCAAAATCCGAGTATTGGACATTCCTTGTTCTTCTGGGCGAG GTCTGCCATTGGTAAAGAAAATGGATTTAAACCACAGGAGAAGGATGTCTCTGGCCTTCCTAAACTCTTTCCCATCAATCCATCCAGGCGTATATCTTCTTCAGGAAAAAACACGCCTCGCGATGACCTTCGAAGGCCCAAAAAGGCCAATGAAAGCGAT ATCGAAGAGAGCGATGTCGAGGGTGAGGACTAA